GTCTATATGCAGGAGCATACATCGGATCCATTAGGATGGATCGCTTCACGATAGGGTGAGACATTGGATGGTAGTAGTGAGTGTCCATCACTagaaatataagaaaaaaaaaatgcactctCACAATACTACCTTCTGCAGGAGTATAAAGCGTTACACACTCACGTGGCATAGAATGCGGAGAGTAATGTGACAGAGGAATGGAACGTCTCATCCGTAGTGCGTAAGGTGGCAGAACTATATCAAGACAAGCAATATATTATACTCCAATCATCTCAATAGGCTATATTAAGGCTAGACTCTAGAATTCGAGTTTGGTCTAGACATACCTTGTCTACAGTACGGAAATAGCTCGGGTGCCATTGGATACACTACCGATCGGGCGTGAACAATGTGTTCCGTTTCTAGTTGCTTCCCTTCGTCAGGCTAgaataataatggaaaatacatCAAAAAGCCTATGGTTGTCTATGTTTCTTGAAGGACTTCAATCTTCATACCTCCGGAACTGTCTGTTGCTTCACTGCATTATCCGGATTTGTCGGTTTCTCGGCATAAATCCCTGAAAGGTCGTGTGTTTCAAGCTTCTCATCGCTCGGAGTCTTTTCTTCCTGGGAAGATGAATCATCTGATCGGTCGTCTTCAGACTTCGACTCACTAGCAATCCACTTAGGAGCTACTATCAACAGTGATCGATAACGCGAACTGGATGGGTAGCTAAATATCTCCACATCTCCCGGGAAAGGAGAGACATCATTGTTTTCCGCCACCTCCTCAGCCGCATCGTTCGACTCCACAAGCGATTCTTCCGCATCGTCGTAACGTAGCACATCGTCTGAGTTGCCGTACTCTTCCTTCATCACCTTCCAAAGCTCTCCGAACGCCATCCAACCGTAACAGATCTCCACAGAGTGAGCCGCAACGAGGCACACGTCAGCGCCCAACTCCCGCAAATCGTTCTCACACCGTTTAGCCTCTGCCGTGCGCGACTCCGTCCAGGATTGGGCAGTGTCCCTGTCCATCAGCAGCTGCACACGATCGCACATCACCCCGGTCGAGTCGGCGTACAGTCCCAGCCGCAGCACAACGCACCGCAGCAAGGTGGTGGTGTTCGCACTGTGCTGGAACGTTTCGGCACCTACGCAAGCCGCAAGCTGCTGGTTCGGTACCTGCAGCATCGCGGCACAATCGCTCACCGCCCGGTGTATCTCCTCCCTGCACGGTGCGACGTACTCCGGGTGGGCGATCACTTCACCCAGCGCGTCACTGTAGCAGCGGAACGACCGGTAGGCGGCAGCGCAGGTGTCGGAGGTGGTCGAATCCTGCGCCATGCAGGTGCGCGCTCGGTCCAGCGAGGTCCGGTCCGGTTGACGGAAGAAGCGTACCAGTGCCGTCTCGTGCAGTCCCGTCTCATCGTTCCACCAGCGGGTGTTCAGACCGATGCAGCGCAACAAGCAATTCCCGCCGGTGTTCGAGGGCTCGGCAGAGGCGTTATACGCGAGCATGGACTGGCCTGAGATGTTCAGATACTTGAGGCACTCGAGGTACGCCTGGGCGAAGCTTTTCGTCTCGTAACCGTGTCCGGTGCTGGGTGCGGCCAGTGTAGCCGTGCAGTAGGTAGCGAATAGCAGCAACCATCCCAACGCACCGCTCGTTCGATAGGTCCCCATCGTACCGCCAGATAGTTCGCTATCTTTTGTCTCCACAGTCAACTGTGGTACTGATGTGCTGTGGAACACGCGGAACACTATTTATAAGCTTCCAGTGCGCTTACCGACCTGGCCCGGAATGTCCGCCGCTGGCGGGGCGCTGGAGAACTCTAATCCCGTTGCGAGCCTTTGTGAGGAAATCACACCTTCGATAGGACACGTTCATGTCTGCTACGACCTCACCATTGCGTGTAGGGCACGTGGAACGCACAATGTACGCAGCTCGATACGCATTCGCTCGCGGCGCAGACTGCGTGTCTGGAGGATCTGAACGGCAGTAACTTGACACCAAGCATAACCAAGCGATAACGCTACCGCGACTGCTGACAGAGCGCCATTAAAACTCGCATCAAGATGCTCCAAAAAACCAGAACCTAGGTCAATAACGCTACGAGTTCGGAGCCAACTTTCCCAGTCCGTTTTCTCGAACGCCGAAAGTCAAGTGAACGACAGACCTACTTATACTCCAACAGAAAAACgggcaacaacacacacacacaccaaacaaaaaaaagcgcattACACTCAACGCAGGTAGTGTGAGGGACTCTGTTTGCATTTTGCGAGCAGCGCGACCCGCGACGTCACGGGGAACGTCCTGCGGTCTTCTTAAAGCTATTAAATCATCCACACCATCGTCGGCGTGGTGAGTAATCGGGAATACGCGACAAACGGGCGCAAGCAACGTAACGCCAGCATCCAAAATGCCGAACCGTACATACTGCCGCTAGCATTAAAGTATTTTAATAGAAACACCGAGAATGTTTCCCGGTGGTGGTACGACCGCACGAAGGTCGTAAATGCAAAAACGAAGGGGTTCCACCCGGTTCCTGCGACGTCGAATCTTCGGCGGAAGTTTGGAGGgacgagaaaaacaaaaccgaaccaaccCCTTGCTTCCTGCGCGGTTCAGTCGCATTGTACGTGGAAGACGCTCAGCTGGTAATGCTACCCAACACCCGAAGAAGCTGCTTGAAGAAAGTCACcatcgcacacgcacacccttCCGCTTCGCGTAGTGTTTGTGAGCAAGAAAGCGAGTGTTGGGCATGAATACTATGACCCGCACATAGACAACCTGAATAATGCATCCCGCCCGAAACAGGGTAGTAAGAAACGTGAGTTACTGAGCCACTCACCGCCACTGGGATGGTCACGTCTCCGTCGGAAACGTTCTTGGCACGGTCCCGCCAAAAAACGGTAAAGCATCTTAATCGTATACCGAGTCACATACGAGCGACAGACACTCTTCGCTGTTCCCGTAAAACTCGGCAGACATTCCGGACAGTGTGGCGAGGAGGGTTTTCCCAAAACGAGGGGTTCCACCCCCCCCTCGGGTGCTTATGTACCGGCGGGAATCGGCTCAACTCGTCCCCGAACACCGCATCGGGGAAGGAAGTGTGTTTTGTGGGCGCTGAGCACCACATCGTTTGGTCCTCACCGAGCACCGCTAGACGACGACTAGCGACTCTCGTTTGTCTGGTGGCTGTGTCCTGTGGAGTAGACCGTTTCATTCAACGGGATCACTTGCTGCTTAGATGGCGATAGCCAAGGAAAGAGCAACACAGAGACTTGATGCCGGGAGGGAAAGAAAGAGTGCGAAAgatgaatttaaattctaGACTTACTATTTGTGCAGGTTTAGTGTGCGGGTAGTGCGGGCGTACTTGAAAAAGtagaaccccccccccccccccccttccccccccccccacccccccttaCGCCCAACCATCGGAAATGCTCTCACTCTCCGTACCATTCATCTGTCTCTGTCAAAGTTTCGTCGTCCACCGCCCGTCCGTTCggcccccctcctccccccccccccccccccccctccgggGGTTTCCACCAAAACCTGCAAGATGAAACGGTGAGGTCAAACGTCTTACATTAAACCAACCAGCACACAGATCTTGCCACTTCGATTAGCGCATTTGCTCCCCGATGCTCTCTCTAGCCGTGGTGAGTTCTTCCGCCCGCACCGCCTCGCGTGTTTATCGTACGGTGCAAAAGGGGTATAAAAGCTGCAGCAAATAGTGCCATTTTGCGACTGCACCGTAAATAAGTTGCTCCGGTTGCGTTGCGAAGTGTTCGGTGTTGGGTGGTTTTAGTACGCATTATTCATTTTATGCTCAAAAACCCCCCCCATTACGAAAAATTCTGCAATGAATCTGCTTAAAGCGTCGCAGCGCGTTGCCAGCCAGTGACAAATGATGCATGAAGCAGTCACTCACGTCAttggtttagtttgttttttttttcggtttgtaGTGATGATGTTCTCCCCCGTGTTTTTGGCTCATAAATCCCATCGAAGTGTCCGGAAAAGCGAAGTAAAGACGCTTGTTTATTTGACGGTTTCATGTCTTCATGTCTATTTCTTTATGCATTTTATTATGGCGCTATAACGTTCCTCGCATGGTTTTACGTTCAGTTTCCAACGTGCCGATGGTAAACATTCGCGGAGGTTGGAGATCTCGCGATCTCAACATCACAACAGTATGAGGTAACACTTACTCCAACGCTGAATGTTTATTCTTCATGAGGATAACTTTATTGATGTTTCTTCTCCAGCGCAAATCCCCAAAGATACCTTTTTTCGAACTTCCAACTGCATATCTTCTCTTAAACAGGCATGGGTTTGAGGGTTTTATGTCTAAAATAGACAACACCGGCGATGTGGGTGATACAGGAACCTTTTTAGGCAGCTGCAAAAGttgacatttaaaaaaattcttaCCTTGAAACGTTCTGTCTAATATCGCCTGTAATTCCTCCAGGATTTTTCAAACAAGAGCTGCACTCCTCGACGTCACCGGACATATGCAAGATGTCGTCCAGAAAATCGGCAGATATTCAACTTTAAACTACCATCAAATGGAGCTACAGACTGACAGCTCTGAAAGTCGTCCAGAACGCCCAGAATGTGAAAGTTTCCCATACGTCAGTGGGGATACAGCATACCCAACGTCGTCCATATCTCATACCTTCTTCCCATCCCGAAAGCCCCGTTAACCACGGATTACGATTTAATCGTTTCTCATTGCACTCCGGTGCACACGATgtatgtgagtgttttttccccctagAAGCTGTTACACTAAACGGGGGCCTGTGTCTGCACGAATCTTCCCAACTATGCCTGGTGCAACTTCAAACGCGCACCAAACCCAAGCGAGTGTGCAAAATTCCTGaacgacacacacacttaaATAGCTTTTTTGTCACCTCGCCGCGTATCATCCATCCTCCAAAcagcttgcaaaaaaaaaacaccgaaacatATACGGCAACAACATGCAAAAACAGCGAATGGAGCCACTACAAACGAAACAGGAACACATCTAGCCCGCCcagcaacaaagcaacaacatgGCAGAATAAAAACGGCTGAaggtatttaaaaataaaaccacaaatcACCGTTTTTTTGCCGCCGTTGCGCTCCAGCCGTGTCA
This sequence is a window from Anopheles marshallii chromosome X, idAnoMarsDA_429_01, whole genome shotgun sequence. Protein-coding genes within it:
- the LOC128718373 gene encoding uncharacterized protein LOC128718373, with amino-acid sequence MNVSYRSTSVPQLTVETKDSELSGGTMGTYRTSGALGWLLLFATYCTATLAAPSTGHGYETKSFAQAYLECLKYLNISGQSMLAYNASAEPSNTGGNCLLRCIGLNTRWWNDETGLHETALVRFFRQPDRTSLDRARTCMAQDSTTSDTCAAAYRSFRCYSDALGEVIAHPEYVAPCREEIHRAVSDCAAMLQVPNQQLAACVGAETFQHSANTTTLLRCVVLRLGLYADSTGVMCDRVQLLMDRDTAQSWTESRTAEAKRCENDLRELGADVCLVAAHSVEICYGWMAFGELWKVMKEEYGNSDDVLRYDDAEESLVESNDAAEEVAENNDVSPFPGDVEIFSYPSSSRYRSLLIVAPKWIASESKSEDDRSDDSSSQEEKTPSDEKLETHDLSGIYAEKPTNPDNAVKQQTVPEPDEGKQLETEHIVHARSVVYPMAPELFPYCRQVLPPYALRMRRSIPLSHYSPHSMPLMDTHYYHPMSHPIVKRSILMDPMYAPAYRPFVPARFVRDVDSTASQVALGDAPVVGLSEPTSSQGQNEFVSALVDDDSTVTRHEEVDVEASNDGEVSPTVDEGVYEELVVPALNEESTGAVTDEALNVGGDALEETEPNVADANNGETAVDDDSYKSENSDDTSGNSETPLAEVDADQPKQPIHPQTVHRLIRAVHASNLIKNLLSTIKTQ